In the genome of Parus major isolate Abel chromosome 2, Parus_major1.1, whole genome shotgun sequence, one region contains:
- the PKIA gene encoding cAMP-dependent protein kinase inhibitor alpha — MTDVESTYADFIASGRTGRRNALHDILVSSPGGNSSELALKLSELDINKTEGEGDAQRNPSEQTGEAQGEAAKQES, encoded by the exons ATGACTGATGTGGAATCTACATATGCAGACTTTATTGCTTCAGGAAGAACAGGTAGAAGAAATGCGTTACATGACATCCTTGTGTCGTCTCCAGGCGGGAACTCTAGTGAACTAGCCTTAAAGTTATCAGAGCTTGATATAAACAAAACAG AAGGAGAAGGAGATGCACAACGAAACCCAAGTGAGCAAACCGGGGAGGCCCAAGGGGAGGCAGCAAAGCAAGAAAGCTGA